The window AGAAGGCGACATTTGAGTAGAGatctgggggaggtggggggagcaaGTCGAGTGTTCTAGCCAGAAGAAACAACCAGTGCAAGGGCCCTGAGCACGCCTGGGCAATTTCGGGGAGCAGCAAGGGGGCCACTGTGGCTAGAGCAGAGCAAGTGGAGGTGTGGGAGCAAATCGGCCCAGAGAGTCGGGGCCGCCAGGTCATGTGGGCTGTAGTAAGGGCTTTGCTTTTGCTCTTGAGATGGGAACACACAAGCCTTACGGCCACATGCAATGTCACAGACACACACGATCACAGCTGTACACTTGTAGTCCTCCACTGCCGCAGAGCCACTCACTGTCACCCACAGTCACACACAGCTGCACGTAAACAAGATCACACTCCATCACACAGCTGTGCTCACTCCTCCTGAAAAACACAGGCAGCCCCCAGACCTGCCTCATAAAGCCTCTCAGACATAGTGACCCTGCCCGACAGTCCCTCAGGCTGCGGCCAGTCTCCTAGTCTCCCGGTTTCCCCAGTTACAGCCGGTGCGGGACCACACGGCCGCTCCACGGAGGCAAGCACCGTCCCACAAAGGAACCACACACACTCGTGTGGTCAGTGATTCAGTCTGCAACCACTCGCACGGACACATTAGCCACGGGCACCCAGTCGCCTGGAGTCACGCCGCTGTGAGGCACACAGACGCAACTACAAAACTGCTCACAATCTCACAGCCAGTCTCCTACAGCTTCGCGGTGACACAGGGTTGTCCCTGGTTGCGCAGTGCAGTCACTCACAGCGTTACCGTGTCACCCCCGATCACACAGACTCATCCGCAGGCTGACATGGCTGGAGACACACAGTTACACACGCTCAACCCCAGCTGCGCAGACACAGACGCCCCCCCTTCACACCCCAGccagccgggggcgggggcgcctcACCTCCTGCCAGGTGTCCAGTAACATGATGTCATACTTGTCCAGGTCCTCTTGGCTAAAGAACACCACTTCTGTGAGGACCAGGTGGCCCATCTGGCTGGAGCACTCAAACAGCCGTGGCTGGAAGCTGGAGACGTCCTCGGGCAGCCTGGCCAGGGCGGGCAGCCGGGCGGTGAGGGGCGCAGAGACAGCTGGGCCTCTCAGCAGCCTGGCCCAGCTAGCCCTCAGCACAGGGCCtctacctgcccccacccccggatGGGCAACAGCTTCTCCTGGAGCGGGAGGCCTGcgccctcctctgggctccccccAGCCCATAATTCCCTCCGGGGATGCCCAGCTGCTCTCTGGGCCCCAGCGTCCCCGTCTGTCAGTGGGAAAGCCCATTACGTGACCTGTCTAGCCACAGCCAGCTGTGACACACGCTGCCCCAGGAACTTCCCCAGGAGTGGGCCCTGGGAAGGGGACGGCTGGCTCAGTGGggctgggttggggggaggggtgttaagctggggccctgccctccccaggaaGGAGGGGTCCTGGTCCTGGCTGGCTGCTCAGGGGACTTGCAGGGAGTCCAGTGCATCAACCGGGCCCCACAGACACAGCGGCCCTGACTCAGCAACCTCCTCCCTTGAAGGTCTCACCCTGCCTTACCTTCTGATACACACCCTTGTCCTTTTACACAGTCCACACATACGTTTATTGACACGTCAcatcagccccaccccccaccccccacacacaaagacacacacacacagactcggCACCATGACCCCTGGGGACTGTGGGCTGGGAATGGGGCTTTGCCCTCTTGCCCTCTACCATTGGGAAGGTCCAGGGAACTGGGCAATGCAGGGAGCATGTTTGGCCAGAAGAGGGCGAGACTATCCTGCTCTCCATGGCATCTTCCTGATCCCTGTTaacccagggctgggagggaagggtgggCTGTGCTCCTGGGAACCCTGGAATGGGGAACCAAGAGACCTCAGTTCTAGTGTGGCCTCTCCAGCTCTCTCTGTGACCCTTAAGTCGTCACCcaccctctctgggtctcagtttcctcctctgtataaGGAGAacaccctcctcccagccctgtcaCCTCTTGTTGCTGGGGTAGGGAGCTCGGcctcccagggcctcccagaaGTGGGGAGGCTCCTGACCCTCCAGCACCGTTTCCTTGTTCTCCCCAGAGATGGCAGTGACCACCATCCGCGCCATCGCACGCTGGTCACCGCTGCAGCCCTGGCAGACAAAGAGGTGGGTCAGGCCCTGAAGGGGGAGGGGTCttggcctccagccccacctcccccactcaCAGGGGACTCTGGGAGACTGGGCTTAAGTCAGTGGGGGCCTAGGCTGATGGCAGGGTACACATGAGCCAGGGatctctccttccccactcccagaacTGGGACCCTCTCCTGGTCCAGAGAATGGGATGGGGACCCCAGGCTCGGGGACCATTTACGGTTTATGTTGAATATCAGAGAAAACTCTGGCAAACTGGACtaggcctcctctttttcccaaGAGACTCGGGAAGGGTCATGCTCCTTGCTcgaggcaggaaggagaggcagCCTGGGCCTGGCCTGCCTCTGACCAGTAGACTCCCAGATCTACCTGTCATGTTCAACTCCCCACTGTGGCCTTTCCTCTGCCCCACTCCTGGCCTGTCTGAGGTTGGACATGGAAGTCTGCCTCCCCTGTGGAGCAGAGCCGTCCCTCGCCTGGCACACGGCCCTAGGCATGAGTCGAGGGGCCAGGGTTAGAGGTACCTTTCCAAACCAGAGGTAGCAGGTGTCAGCTGTGACCAGCAAGAAGATGTCACTGGAGCTGAGAGCTGAGGCACGGGCCGGCACCTCCACGGTCTTGGTGTTATAGCTGTCTGTGCCTTGCACATGGAAGAGCCTCATGGCAGGTGCTGGCTGCCCCTTCCCATCGTGCCCCGCGTGCCCCTACAAGAGGGCTGGGCCTCAGGATGAGGCAAGGGCTCCTGGGAGCCGCCTCCCTGTCCCAGTGACGGACAAACTGCCCTGGGGCCCAGCAGACTCTCGCTTGAAGCCACCACTATCTCCTAGACCCTCTGAATGTGGAGGGTGAGGATCCCATCAGCCTAGGATAGGGAACCAGGCCCTTTCTTAATGgatccctcccccaactccaagGAGTCAGGTCATGGTTCCCCCAGGCCTTGAGGACAGAAAATAGTGACCCCAGGCAAGGCCCTCCTCCCTTCCAATTTAGCTTCTTCACCTGTGCTCCTGCTgtgtggctggctctggggaccaGGCGAAGAGACTCAGGCAGGGGTCACCCTTGGAGCTCCCACCCAGGTGTCTGACAGCACCGGGACACCAGGGGTAGTAAGCAGGGGCCCCCCCGCCGGCTGAGTGAAGCCTCGTCCTTATATAAGGGCTATATGGGCACATGGAGGAGCCGGTGAGGTTGCAGGAACAGCAGCAAGGTGGCCTTACCTGGAAGACCACCAGCTGGCCCTGGAGGATGGCGAGGAAGTGAGGGGGCTCGCTACCCATGGTCACGTGTTCCCGCACCAGGGCTCCACGGTACATGAGGTCCAGCTGCTCGGCGTGGCAGTGCAGGGTGCTGATCTCACGTGTGGTGGCCTGGTGGCCCTGCAGGTGGGGGTGGTAAGGGCCTGGGGCAGCTCTTAGCTCCCCTTCTCAGATCCTCAGCTCTGGGGCTTGAAggtgcctccccctccccgtccccctcAGGCCGGCACACCTGCCACAGGTACAGGAGGTACTGGACGCGGCCCATCTTCTGGTACGTGTAGAGGACCAGGTAGCAGCTGCCCGCGTACAACTGTCCGTGATGCTTGGGGTCCACGGGCTGTCTGCGTAAGTCCTGGATGCACCACACCTGTGGAACGGAGGACCAGTGCACCCAGGTGGCTCCTCCACTTGAACCAGTCCGCCCAGCCTGTGCCCAGCCAGTGAGCTCTCCTCAGCCTCAGGGCGGGCCTCATCCAGGCAGGCAAGGGCTCTCCTGGGCTTGCACAAGGATCTGCAGGTGACCCTTTTCCCCGTGGGCCCCTGGGCCCTACCACACTTGTACTGGTCTGCTGTCAGCCAGGACAGAGTTGGCGTGTGGTGCCTGGGACAAGCAAGCGTGAGACTCCAGAAGCTGCCAGACAGACCTAAGCCGTGCCACataccaccccccaccctgccccccaccaaccACAGGCACGTTAGGGGCAGGCAGGTCCTGGTCCAGCTGCTCGCTGCTCAGGCCAGGTCTGCAGAAGCTGGGCAGACACATGGCCTCGGGGCTCTTGggaaaattctcttttctcaagTGTCACTTAAAAAGACAAAGCCTGTTCAAAGGCTGAAAGGAAAATACTTCCTTACGCTTAATAGTATGATTTCCTGTTCCTAGTGGGTAgtgagcatgggctctggagccaggctccAGATCCTAATCAAATCCCAGGTAGGCCCTGTGTGGGCAGTGAGACCCTTCTGAGCTTTGgcttttcccatctgtaaagtggtcATAACAACACCCACGTTGACAATGGCAGGAAACAATTCCTGGACAGCTTTCTCTGGGGAAGATGTCCTCCGGAGCAGAGCTACCAGAATCCTGCCTTTTGCAGAAGAGGCTGTTTCTGACCACGCGCTCTCCCCAGGAGCAGCCCTTATCTGGCAGCCAGGCCTCCTAGCTCAGGGGCTCCCCCCGCCTGCCGGCCTGCTGGGAGGGatcccctctctgcctctgtgcttgGAGCCTGAGTGGCAAGACCTTTACCCTCCTGTtttcctgtctccctctgtctctccctgtgtaCCCCATCTCTCCTGCTTTTcatcccatcccccccactctgtctcctctgtcttcctcagtcttttctgtctctctctgtccccattccctgtcttcctttctccctgctcccccaagCCCTGCCATGTCTCCTCCTATCTTGGTCCCTTCTCACTAACAGTCTCTGTCCATCCATATTAGGGCAAATATAGGAAGAAACCTTGGAGAAATGGTATTTTCTCTGACCTCCACCTACCTGAAGAATTAGAATCCCAGAAGTCCTGTTCCCAGAATCTTACAGCATCCCCATACCAGCCAAGGGCCAGATGGGACCATAGTTTTTGCCCCCATTTATAGataaaaactgaggcccaaagtaCTTAAGGGCTCTACCAGGGATCAGATAACATGTCACAATGCAGCCCCTACATCTCCCAGAACACTGGTCTGAGACCAGACAGGTGGCCGACTGTGACTGTGTGGGACTGTGACTGATTACATGTGATTGTGTACTATGTTGGTGTGTTCGTGTGGGTTGAGTGTTGTGTGTGACTGTGATCATGTGTAATGTAGAATTTGTGTAATGTAGAATTTGTGCAATTATGTTTGCAGCTGATGAACTTGGCTGGTTGGGTGCAATTAGAGTGTGcgtatatgtatttgtattatatatatggtTGTGTCATATATTTAACAAAAGGGCACAATTAAGTATCTTGAAGTGTTACTGTGCTGTGTGCCAAGTGTTATGTGAACACAGCTGCACAGATTGATTAGGCGTGATGTGTATGAGCCCGCTGTAGGCaggtgtgtgtacatgtacacatGCCCATAGGTGTCGCTGTGTGATGTGCAATTGCGTGTACTTGGGGCACTTTAGTAACCTGAAAACAAAGCCTACCCATGTGTGCCTATCTTCCTCCAGCCAAGCCAATGCCCCTTACCTCCACCTTCCCGGAGGCGTCGTCCACCATCCTAAGCTGGGCCGCTAGTTCAGGCTGACTGTGCAGCTTGCCCACATCCGGCCTTACCCGAATCAATTTACCTGAATCAGAGAGAGCATAAGGTGTCACTGGCGTCCTCGCCCCAGCCAACCCTGTCCCTCCCATCACTCAAGAAGCCCCCTCCGACCGCGCCCCCCCAATCCGGGGGCGCTTTCTGGGTACCGCCCCTTGTCGGTCCCACTCCATCCCCCCCCATACCCGGCCCCGCGTCGGCCGCGCCCGGCTCCCCCCAACTCCCCGGGCCTCGTCCCGCCCACTCTTCCATCCCACTGAGCTTCTGGGTACCGCCCCGCGCCGGCCACGTCCCGCCCCCGCAGGCCACGCCACGCCCGCTCTCCCTTCCCTCCGAGGCTCTGGGGGCCGCCCcgggccggccccgccccggctcGGCCGCGCCCCCCGGTCTCGTCCCGCCCGCTCTCCCATCCCACCGAAGTTCTGCGTGCCGCCCCGCGCCGGCCACGTCCACCCCCGCAGGCCACGCCACACCCGCTCTCCCTTCCCTCCGAGGTTCTGGGTGCCACCCCACTCCGGCCCCTCCCCGCCTCGGCTACGCCCCGCCCCGGCTcggccgccccccctccccccagctcctctccccctccccccccggccTCCTCCCGCCGGCTCTCCCATCCCACCGAAGTTCTGCGTGCCGCCCCGCGCCGGCCACGTCCCGCCCCCGCAGGGCACGCCACGCCCGATCTCCCTTCCCTCCGAGGCTCTGGGTGccaccccactcctgcccctccccgcctcggctatgccccccgcccccccccggccTCGACCCGCCCTCGTCCCGCCCGCTCCCCCCAGCCCACCGAGGTTCTGGGTGCCGCCCTGCaccggccccgccccgcctcggCCCCTCCCCGCCTCGGCCCCTCCCCGCCTCGGCCCCTCCCCGCCTCGGCTACGGCCCTCGCCACCCTCCCCCGACCTCGTCCCTCCCGCTCTCCCATCCCACCTAAGTTCTGGGTGCCGCCCCGCGtcggccccgccccagccctcagACCCCGCCCCGCGCCGGCCACGTCCCGCCCCCGCAAGTCACGCCACGCCCGCTCTCCCCTCCGAGGTTCTGGGTGCCGCCCTACaccggccccgccccgcctcggcccctcccctcccgctcACTCATCTCGTCGAGGTTCTTGTTCCTTCGCTGGTTCGTAGACCAAGTCTGGAAGAGCTGTTTGAATGCGGCGGACTCGGCGCCGTCGTTCACCACCTCCACGTTGGTGTAGGTCGGATAGCCTTTGGCCTGGATGAAGGCCTGGGGCGGGGGCTCCGTCAGGCGCGCGGCCCGGGGCCCAATTCTCTGCTCCACCCGCAGGGACCTGTGGCTCAGCCAAGCCCTGAGCAGCATTAATTAACCGAGCTCATGACCCGCTTAAGAAGCTGGCTCCTTCACTACCAACTTCTCTGAGGTCCCTGAGGACAGGCAAGGTCCCCTTAGTCTGAGCCGCGGGAAGGGCGGGCGTGACAACACCCCCAGACCCCAGGCAGAGACCTCCCTGTCTTCCCTCCTCGAAAAGGAGGAAGCGCCCAGTACGGTATGCTTCTCAGACCCGCAAGGCAGGCCCACGTTCCCCTTTTACACGCGGTTTCTTGGGTGCTCTCTGGTCACCCGCTCCCCCAACCGCTGTCAGGGCTCCCCGGGCAGGCTGCATGCCCCTGGTACCCGAGAGCGGCCCTGTGTTCTCCCTCAGACCCCTGGGCAGAACTGTGTCTCCATCCTCAGATGCGGCGCTTTGTCTCCAGGCTTAGACCCCAGGGCAAAGTCATGTACTCCTCTATCAGAAAGGTTCCCAGGACAGGATGTATCCACCTCCTGGCCCAAGGGCAGGACTACCTCCCCTGAAGACCCGGGGAATGTGGATGTCTCCTAACTTAGATTTCAGGGTACCGCCATTTCTATCCTCACACCCTAGGGCAGGGCTCCACCCGCCCCTTCAAAGGCAGCTCCCTTTGAGACAGGGCCCAACAGCTTCACCAGAGCTCGGCTGAAGGCAGCCTTTTTCTCTTGGAGGCCGGACATGCGTCCCTGCCACACGTAGACCTTGAAACCACCCTGGTCCAGGATGTAGTAGTCCTGGGAGCAAGAAGGGGACTGGTCAGGAGGTGGTCCAGactgggctggggttggggggggggatggatgAGGTGGCTGGGGCCAGGCCTGCCTCACCTCCTCCTGCAGTAGGTCTTGGGTTAGTGGGCAGGTCGCCAACTCCTGGATCACCAAGTCCTCATCCTTCTCACAAATGCTGGGGGATAGGCAACCAGAGGTAGGCAGCTCAGCCCCTCTCTGGCCTGGCTCCGCTCCAGCTTCCTCTAGTCCTCCCCAAACACAGACGGCATGGAATCTAGGGCCCTGAGCTGCAGTCTTGACATCACTGCAGCCTTGCTGTGGAGCCTGAGGCAGCTCCCTGGCCCTCCAGTGCCTCAGTTGCCCTATCTGTACAATGGGTTTCTCAGAAAGGCAGCCATGCAAGAGTACAGGCTGGGCCCAAAGCCCTATATGGCTTGCTCCAGCAACCCAGGGGACTTTCCTGGAGAGCTTGCCAGAGACACTGTGTTACTGCAGTAACGCTAGACATGCAGACCCAGGctaccccacccaccctgcccactCCCGAGGTCTGCTCACTGGTAGAGGCGGACACTGGCCTTCTGCAGCTGGCTAATACTCTTGGTGGGCATGGTGGCATGCAGGTTGCCCACTCTGCAGCCCAGCACAGCTTCCATGACCTGCATGAGGTCAGTGGCTTCGACCTCCTCATCCACCACACCAATCTGGGCACGACCACCGCGTTCCCTGTCCTGGAGGCTGCAGGTCAGGGCCAGGCCCTGTAGGAGAGGACCTGGCAGTCAGGGCTTCCCCAGCATGCCTCCCCCGCACCGTTCACCGCTCAGATAGTCCATCCCAGAGGCTGGAGTCAGAGGGGAGGCGTCATGGTATGCCGGCCTCCAAG of the Halichoerus grypus chromosome 1, mHalGry1.hap1.1, whole genome shotgun sequence genome contains:
- the VILL gene encoding villin-like protein isoform X6: MLLRAWLSHRSLRVEQRIGPRAARLTEPPPQAFIQAKGYPTYTNVEVVNDGAESAAFKQLFQTWSTNQRRNKNLDEMSKLIRVRPDVGKLHSQPELAAQLRMVDDASGKVEVWCIQDLRRQPVDPKHHGQLYAGSCYLVLYTYQKMGRVQYLLYLWQGHQATTREISTLHCHAEQLDLMYRGALVREHVTMGSEPPHFLAILQGQLVVFQAQTAITPRPWRCRPVPQLSAPVTSSCWSQLTPATSGLERAAAVTSVRWRGWWSLPSLGRTRKRCWRVRSLPTSGRPWEAELPTPATRGCPRTSPASSHGCLSAPARWATWSSQKWCSLAKRTWTSMTSCYWTPGRRPGPLCGPDLPVARGSCQ
- the VILL gene encoding villin-like protein isoform X5; the protein is MLLRAWLSHRSLRVEQRIGPRAARLTEPPPQAFIQAKGYPTYTNVEVVNDGAESAAFKQLFQTWSTNQRRNKNLDEMSKLIRVRPDVGKLHSQPELAAQLRMVDDASGKVEVWCIQDLRRQPVDPKHHGQLYAGSCYLVLYTYQKMGRVQYLLYLWQGHQATTREISTLHCHAEQLDLMYRGALVREHVTMGSEPPHFLAILQGQLVVFQAQTAITPRPWRCRPVPQLSAPVTSSCWSQLTPATSGLERAAAVTSVRWRGWWSLPSLGRTRKRCWRVRSLPTSGRPWEAELPTPATRGCPRTSPASSHGCLSAPARWATWSSQKWCSLAKRTWTSMTSCYWTPGRSHPGARGWLSWLSDCLRLRS
- the VILL gene encoding villin-like protein isoform X4, whose translation is MLLRAWLSHRSLRVEQRIGPRAARLTEPPPQAFIQAKGYPTYTNVEVVNDGAESAAFKQLFQTWSTNQRRNKNLDEMSKLIRVRPDVGKLHSQPELAAQLRMVDDASGKVEVWCIQDLRRQPVDPKHHGQLYAGSCYLVLYTYQKMGRVQYLLYLWQGHQATTREISTLHCHAEQLDLMYRGALVREHVTMGSEPPHFLAILQGQLVVFQAQTAITPRPWRCRPVPQLSAPVTSSCWSQLTPATSGLERAAAVTSVRWRGWWSLPSLGRTRKRCWRVRSLPTSGRPWEAELPTPATRGCPRTSPASSHGCLSAPARWATWSSQKWCSLAKRTWTSMTSCYWTPGRRSSCGSGKLPVSGRRRRWPGAAST
- the VILL gene encoding villin-like protein isoform X2 is translated as MLLRAWLSHRSLRVEQRIGPRAARLTEPPPQAFIQAKGYPTYTNVEVVNDGAESAAFKQLFQTWSTNQRRNKNLDEMSKLIRVRPDVGKLHSQPELAAQLRMVDDASGKVEVWCIQDLRRQPVDPKHHGQLYAGSCYLVLYTYQKMGRVQYLLYLWQGHQATTREISTLHCHAEQLDLMYRGALVREHVTMGSEPPHFLAILQGQLVVFQGHAGHDGKGQPAPAMRLFHVQGTDSYNTKTVEVPARASALSSSDIFLLVTADTCYLWFGKGCSGDQRAMARMVVTAISGENKETVLEGQEPPHFWEALGGRAPYPSNKRLPEDVSSFQPRLFECSSQMGHLVLTEVVFFSQEDLDKYDIMLLDTWQEIFLWLGEAASEWKKEAVAWGREYLKTHPAGRSPATPIVVIKQGHEPPTFTGWFLTWDPYK
- the VILL gene encoding villin-like protein isoform X3 — translated: MLLRAWLSHRSLRVEQRIGPRAARLTEPPPQAFIQAKGYPTYTNVEVVNDGAESAAFKQLFQTWSTNQRRNKNLDEMSKLIRVRPDVGKLHSQPELAAQLRMVDDASGKVEVWCIQDLRRQPVDPKHHGQLYAGSCYLVLYTYQKMGRVQYLLYLWQGHQATTREISTLHCHAEQLDLMYRGALVREHVTMGSEPPHFLAILQGQLVVFQGHAGHDGKGQPAPAMRLFHVQGTDSYNTKTVEVPARASALSSSDIFLLVTADTCYLWFGKGCSGDQRAMARMVVTAISGENKETVLEGQEPPHFWEALGGRAPYPSNKRLPEDVSSFQPRLFECSSQMGHLVLTEVVFFSQEDLDKYDIMLLDTWQEARPPLWPRSSCGSGKLPVSGRRRRWPGAAST
- the VILL gene encoding villin-like protein isoform X1; the encoded protein is MLLRAWLSHRSLRVEQRIGPRAARLTEPPPQAFIQAKGYPTYTNVEVVNDGAESAAFKQLFQTWSTNQRRNKNLDEMSKLIRVRPDVGKLHSQPELAAQLRMVDDASGKVEVWCIQDLRRQPVDPKHHGQLYAGSCYLVLYTYQKMGRVQYLLYLWQGHQATTREISTLHCHAEQLDLMYRGALVREHVTMGSEPPHFLAILQGQLVVFQGHAGHDGKGQPAPAMRLFHVQGTDSYNTKTVEVPARASALSSSDIFLLVTADTCYLWFGKGCSGDQRAMARMVVTAISGENKETVLEGQEPPHFWEALGGRAPYPSNKRLPEDVSSFQPRLFECSSQMGHLVLTEVVFFSQEDLDKYDIMLLDTWQESSWGAWVAQLVKRLPSAQVMILESQDQVPHPAPCSVGSLLLPLTLPPLMLSLYLILSQINK